In Aegilops tauschii subsp. strangulata cultivar AL8/78 chromosome 3, Aet v6.0, whole genome shotgun sequence, one genomic interval encodes:
- the LOC141043019 gene encoding uncharacterized protein, whose translation MKQLLSTGTSSVLLNGVPGRKFRCKKGVRQGDPVSPLLFVLAADLLQTVINDMFRRGILQLPIPCHDQDYPVVQYADDTLIILPADKDQLLALKDMLKIFSESTGLDVNYHKSFIIPINVDTAVMDELDSAFGCQIGKMPFTYLGLPVGTTRPKMLDFMPLVDCMERRMTASSSFLNQGERLQFLNSALSSMPIFFLCSLAVLAGILKQLERIQRVRQGTSDCGSFWWKDICKVMHHFRECAWVQIYAGNTALMWSDNLQFDGQVSSLQLRFPRLYSYVKDPWVTAMEFLGSQDIFQHFHLPLSSQAFDELAILQSMLGGLIRAPGSKDIWFWKGTAKGYSPKLFYTHTFVSASFNPLTAWIWKSSCTMKIKVFAWMLIMDRLNTKDMVERRHWHLEDGVSCVLCPLQTRETRDHLFFNCNFSVRIWNYLQIDWSSGVSMAHLVLNARRSFRKPFFTEVVFIACWNIWIIRNAKVFRHERARFNK comes from the exons ATGAAGCAGCTTCTCTCCACAGGTACCTCCTCTGTTCTGCTTAATGGTGTCCCTGGTAGGAAGTTCAGGTGCAAAAAGGGTGTCAGACAGGGTGATCCAGTCTCTCCTCTCTTGTTTGTCCTAGCTGCTGATCTTCTGCAGACTGTAATTAATGACATGTTCAGAAGGGGCATTCTCCAGTTACCTATTCCTTGCCATGATCAGGATTACCCTGTAGTTCAGTATGCGGATGATACCCTTATTATCTTGCCTGCTGACAAGGATCAGCTTTTAGCTCTAAAGGATATGCTCAAGATCTTCTCTGAGTCCACTGGTCTGGATGTGAACTATCATAAATCCTTTATTATTCCCATCAATGTGGACACTGCTGTCATGGATGAATTAGATTCTGCTTTTGGATGCCAgattgggaaaatgccttttacCTACCTTGGGTTGCCAGTGGGAACTACAAGGCCTAAAATGCTGGATTTTATGCCCCTGGTTGATTGCATGGAGAGGAGAATGACAGCTAGTTCATCTTTTCTGAATCAGGGGGAAAGGCTGCAGTTCCTTAATTCTGCTTTGTCATCTATGCCCATCTTCTTCTTGTGCAGTTTGGCTGTCCTAGCTGGAATCCTTAAACAATTGGAAAGAATCCAGAG GGTCCGTCAGGGAACTTCTGATTGTGGATCATTCTGGTGGAAGGATATTTGCAAGGTCATGCATCATTTTAGGGAGTGTGCTTGGGTTCAGATTTATGCAGGGAACACTGCCCTCATGTGGTCAGATAACTTGCAGTTTGATGGTCAGGTGTCTAGCCTTCAGCTCAGATTTCCCAGGCTTTACTCTTATGTCAAGGACCCCTGGGTTACTGCTATGGAATTCTTGGGCTCCCAGGACATTTTCCAGCATTTCCACCTTCCTTTGTCCAGCCAGGCTTTTGATGAACTGGCTATTCTTCAGTCTATGTTGGGTGGCCTCATTAGAGCACCTGGGTCCAAGGATATTTGGTTTTGGAAGGGAACTGCCAAGGGATACTCACCAAAGCTGTTTTACACACATACTTTTGTCTCTGCATCTTTCAACCCTTTGACAGCTTGGATCTGGAAGTCCTCTTGTACAATGAAAATCAAAGTTTTTGCTTGGATGCTTATTATGGacaggttgaacaccaaggacatgGTGGAGAGGAGGCATTGGCACTTGGAGGATGGAGTGAGCTGTGTCCTGTGCCCTTTGCAGACTAGGGAGACAAGAGACCATTTGTTTTTCAATTGCAACTTTAGTGTCAGAATTTGGAACTATCTGCAAATTGATTGGTCTTCTGGTGTCTCCATGGCTCATTTGGTCCTTAATGCTAGAAGGAGTTTTAGGAAGCCCTTCTTCACTGAAGTGGTGTTCATTGCTTGCTGGAATATCTGGATCATCAGGAATGCTAAGGTCTTCAGGCATGAGAGGGCTAGATTTAATAAGTAG